CATACTGAATGCCAACACGGGATGACGAAAACCTAAGCCGGCATAGGCAGAAAGGGTCGGTCTCTCCTCCCCCTGCCGAGCCAGGGCAATGATCACGGCGAAGGCTCCCAGGTTCATGAAGGCATAGACGACGAGGTAAAAAAGGATGCTGGAAAAGCCCCGGCTCGTACCGGCCAGGAATGCCACCAACAGATAGCCGGCATGGGCGATAGAGCTGTAGGCAAGCATCCGCTTGATGCTCTGCTGGGTAAGGGCAGCCACGTTACCGACCCCCATGGTCAAGAGGGCAAGAATCCACAGGGGGGCAACCCATTCGGCGTGCAGCGGCGTCAGTGCCGTTCCGAAGACGCGCAACAGTGCGGCGAAGGCAGCAGCCTTTGTCCCTGCGATCATGAAGGCGGTGACCGAGGTCGGAGCCCCCTCATAGACATCCGGCAACCACATGTGGAACGGGACCGCGCCGATCTTGAAGGCGAGCCCCACCAGGAGGAGGCCAATCCCAAAGAAGACCAGTGGATTCTCCCACGCCGCCCCGTGGCTCAGATGGGCAGCGATCCTGTCCAGGCGAGTACTCCCCGCAGACCCGTAGAGAAAAGCGATCCCATACAGGAGAAAGGCGGAGGCGAATGCACCCAAAAGAAGATATTTGAGGGCTGCCTCATTAGAGGTTAATTGCCCCCGGAGAAAACCGGAGAGGATATAGAGGGGAATGGAGAGGGCCTCCAGACCCAAGAACAGCATGATGAGATCTGCTGCGGAGGCCATCACCATCATTCCCAGGGTTGCGAAGAGAACCAGGGCGTAGTACTCCCCCCGGTGTATTCTTTCTTGCTCCACATCCTTTACCGAGACCAAGAAGGTCAAGGCCGCTATGAGGAGGAATAGGAGATGGAAGAAACGGGAAAAGTCATCCAGGATGAGCATTTCCCCCACCACTCGCTTTTGATCACCGAAGCCGCTCACCAGCAACGCCATGGTCAGCAGCACACCCGTGAGTCCTAGATGCATGAGCCAGACCTTGTGTCGCACTGAAAGGAATAGGTCAAATAAGAGGATCCCGAGCGCGGTTAGG
The genomic region above belongs to Candidatus Methylomirabilota bacterium and contains:
- a CDS encoding NADH-quinone oxidoreductase subunit N; translated protein: MSLSIPQLDWGGAAPFLVLTLTALGILLFDLFLSVRHKVWLMHLGLTGVLLTMALLVSGFGDQKRVVGEMLILDDFSRFFHLLFLLIAALTFLVSVKDVEQERIHRGEYYALVLFATLGMMVMASAADLIMLFLGLEALSIPLYILSGFLRGQLTSNEAALKYLLLGAFASAFLLYGIAFLYGSAGSTRLDRIAAHLSHGAAWENPLVFFGIGLLLVGLAFKIGAVPFHMWLPDVYEGAPTSVTAFMIAGTKAAAFAALLRVFGTALTPLHAEWVAPLWILALLTMGVGNVAALTQQSIKRMLAYSSIAHAGYLLVAFLAGTSRGFSSILFYLVVYAFMNLGAFAVIIALARQGEERPTLSAYAGLGFRHPVLAFSMAVFMFSLAGLPPTGGFMGKLYIFSAAVEANYVGLVVLAVLCSLISVFFYLRVVVVMYMEEPREGQPNPVFSPAILITLFLATAATLQLGLLPAGVWDLAVRSVRSFLG